AGTTGTTGTGGCTATTTCACATGAAAATAAACTAATATTTAGTTCGATTATTTTGCTAAAAATcgcgttatttattatttgttgtttTAACTACCTGAATTATTCCACTCAGAATCACAAAGCTGTAAGGAACTCGAAGTCGTTGTGACTATTATATgtacataataattaatacttagaGCGATTATTGGGTTGTAAATAGAATTGCATATTATTGGGTATTTTTTGATTACCTTTATTATGGTTCCACTTAGCATGAAACATTTGAGTGGAACTCGAAGCTGTTGTATCTATTCAACATGTGAAAAAATGAATGTTTACTTTCATTATTtcgttataaataatatcgaaatttatTAGTTGTTATCTAATTACCTGAGTTATTATTCCAATCAACATCAACGAGTTGAGTGGATTTCGGAGTTGGTGTGACTATTtcataagtaaaataaatgatatttagtATCGTTATTGTATAGTAAAtagcattgaaaattattgggAATAGCAACTTATTACCTGAAATATTATGCCACTTAGCATGAAAAAGTTGAGTTGAACTCAAAGTTGTTGTGTCTATTCAAAATGTAAAACAGCTAATATtcagtttgatttttttggggtgaatatcattaatcttaattgattattatcaAATTACCTAAATTATTATACCACTCATTGTTGGAAAGTTGAGTGGAACTCGAAGTTGTTGTGTCTACTCAAcatgtgaaaaaattaatgtttagtttcattattttgtcataatataaataatatcaaaatttattaactgttATCGAATTACCTGAGTTATTATTCCAATCAACATTAACGAGTTGAGTAGAGTTTGGAGTTGGTGTGACTATTCCACaagtgaaataatttatttttagtatcatTATTGTATAGTAAAtagcattgaaaattattgggTATCAACTTATCACCTGAAATATTATTCCACTtagcattgaaaaatttagtcGAACTCAAAGTTGTTGTGTCTATTAAAAATGTAAGAccgttaatatttaatttcatttttttgtgataaataGCATTAAAGGTGTAGTCTACTTggtcatttttgaaaaatcgattttgctttttttacatttttcaaatgtatatgtataagcAATGCattgtatcaaatttttatgaagatCCGAGCAGTATAAGTGTATTTTTCTGAACCTAAAGGTCGACAAGCACGATTTTACGCGTATCAAACATGCAAACTGACACAGCTTGGACACATCAAAAGAGAGCagaatggaaaaaaagaaGGCCAAATTAGCAGCAAACGAAAGGCTTTAGCAAGAAGAAGGCACTTCGTACGGTGCAGGCatcgtaatttaaattttggtgagatttgtttttttttttattacaaaaatttaaacgtgTTTTTCTTAAGCCTGCGTTTTCGTAGACGCCCCTCATGATTTCTCCGAAACCCGGGGGCTGATCCTTCTAACATTTTAACTACATATTCGACACATGAATACTCATAGAATATACTAAAATcatgtcaaaattttgatttttactcatttttacTAACTAAAATTAGTAAAAGTAGTTCAAAATTAACATCGCTAGTCTGCTTTGTAGCCACTGTCATACCGAATATATAGCACTtcgaattttttgtttcagagCCGACCTGCTTCAAAATTATGGCGTTCCGTTAGAGTACAGATTTTGTGTAAAAATACTTAACAGgagttatcagatattttcaaaaaatctctaaatacaaATACAGACCGTACATTGGTGCACTACTGGCTAATTTAGCGAAGTGTGCTTAAATTGTTTgacaatattcgtttgtttaaaagaaaaactcggccaaagtttccatttactgcacaagtgcaacaaagatagtcccGTTCGTGGACCtgagtgtaatagagagaGGAGTACGAAcccctgttaaaaaaaaaggtatcaaaaattttgtttttttgtaatttaagacTTCATTTATCATCTCTAACAATGTTTATATACTTATCTTTCATAGTAAGCTAACAAGAAATTCCCAAAAATAGATTAGTTTTTTAGCCCACGAACTAGACTACACCCTtcatcttaaaaaattatcatcaaaTTACCTATATTATTGTACCACTCATCGTCGGGAAGTTGAGTGGAACTCGAAATTGTAGTGTCTACCCAACAAGTGAAAGAATTAATGTTTATCtctattattttgttattaagagTATCGAAACTAGTTAATCGTTTTCTAATTACCTGACTTACTAttacaatcattttttacaTGATGAGTGGTGCTCGGAGTTGATGTGACTATTCcacatgtaaaatatttaatacgatGGCAGTATCATTATTTGATAGTAAATAAGATTAATAATCATTAGGGATCACTTAATtacctaaattatttttacactttGCATCAAAAAGTTGAGTAGATTTTGAAACTGTTGTCCCTAttcgaaatgaaaaataattaatatttagttcTGTCACTTTGTTGGGAATAGTATTGAAACTCATTAATTGTGATCTCATTacctgaattattattattccatTCACCCTCAAAAAGTTGTGTGGAGCTCAAAGTCGATGTGTCTATTCAATATGAAAAATGATCAATACGTAAAATAgaaaagcattaaaaataactaggtATTATTCGATTACTAGAATTATTATTCCAATCAATATCAACAAGTTGAGTGGGTCTCGAGGTTGATGTAACTATCACAcatatgaattaattaatatttcgtTCGACCGTttcattttgaataatattagaatttattaattgttatctACACCGAATTAGAGCTGagtaaatttgctaaacgacctatgcattggtttagctgaaacaattttttcagagCCCGTgggctcttaaaaaaaaaaaaaaaaaactttggaattttttgtCTCGTGGTATATCTTATGTTTGCGGAATAGTCGTAGCTTTataaaatggtttttttaaaatctcaatacgattatttttcaccaagttacagccttgcGAAAATCACTACAAAATTTCTACAATTTTTctattcctttaattttttgcgttAGTGTAATTACCTAAATTATTACTCCATTCATTATGAAAAACTTGCGTATACTTCGAGCTTGATGTAACTATTACACatgagaaataattaattataaagatTATTTATTCTATCGTATACAATATTGAGAATTATTAGGTATCACTTAATTACCTGAACTAATATTCCATTCGGCATCAAAAAGTTGAGTAGACCTCAAAGTTGTTGCGCCTATTCAACATGAGACATgattataaatcaatttcaataCTATTGtgaatagcattaaaaataattaggtattatttaattacctgAATTTTGATTGAATTCAGAAGCAAAAAGTTGAGTAGAACTTGAAGTTGTGTCTATTcaaacatgaaaaataataaatactaaattttgaTACTTCATAGTTATAGAtggtattaaattttgtttaagaaTTATCTAATTACGTGAATTATTATTCCATTTCGAGTCAAAAAGTTGAGTGGAACTCAGAATTGTTGCCTCtgttcaatataaaaaatggctaATACTCagttctattatttaattttaaatcgtaTTGAAATTCAGTAATTGTTACCTATTTACCTGAATTATTGTCCTGCTTGCTATTAAAAAGTTGCGTCGAACTCAAAGTTGATGTGTCTACTCAACATATAAAGCAATTAATATTTAGTCCCATTGTTTTGTTGCAAATTCTATTGGAACttataaattactataaaattacCGGAATTGTTATTCCAATTAACATCAACAAGCTTGGGAAACATCAAGGTTGATGTGACTATCACACATGtggattaattaatatttattttgattgttTCGTTTGAAAtagtattgaaaaatattaattgttatcaATTTACCTGAATTGTTGACCCGCTTTGTATTAAAAAGTTGCATCGAACTCAAAGTTGATGTATCTACTCAACATAtgaaacaattaatatttaatttcacttttttgCTGTAAATACTattgaaattcataaattgttATACAACCTGAATTATTGTTCCATTCAGCACCAAGAAGTTGTGTGGAACTCAAAGTGGTTGAATCTATTCAATATGAAAAGTGATTAGTTTTTAGTTTtgctactttttaaatatcgtacaaaattattaggtaTTTTTTGATTACCTGAATTATTATTCCAACCAATATTATCAAATTGAGTAGTCCTTGAGGTGGATGTGACTATTGCGCatgagaaataattaataatagattttatCATTTCATTGAATACTGCATTGAAAATGATAAGATATCAACTAATTACCTAAGCTATGACTCCACGCGGCATAAGAAAGTTCAGTAGAACTCAAAGTTGTGTCTACccaacataaaaaataatgaacacTTAGTTTTGGTATTTTGTTGTAAAGAGTctcaaaattttagaattttgatCTATATACCTGAATTATTATTCTGCTTTGCATTAAAAAGTTGCGTGGAACTCAAAGTTGATGTGTCTACtcgatatataaataattaacatttagtTCCATTGTTTTGTTGTAAAAACTGttagtatttataaattataatcttacTACCTGAATTGTTATTCCAATCAATATCTGCAAGCTTGGTAGACATCAACGTTGATATGACTATCACGTATGTGAATTAAGtaatatttagtttaatttttccGTTTGAAATGGTATTGGAATTTATTGTTATCTATTTACCTGAATTATTATCTCGCTCAGCATTAAAAAGTTGCGTCGAACTCAAAGTTGATGTGCCTACTCaacatttaaaacaattaatagtTAGTTCTATTGTTTTGCTGTAAATATACTTTCGAAActtataaattgtaatttttttacgtgaaTCGTTGTTCCATTCATTATCGAAAAGTTGCGTAGAACTCAAAGTCGATGTGTCTATTCAACATGAAagatgtttaatttttagttttgttattTCTTTGTAAATAACGCTAAAAACTATCAGATATGTTACCTGAATTATTATTCCAATTAATACCAACAAAATGAGTGGAACTCAAAGTTATTGTGTCTGTTCAATATAAAAGATGATTAATacttagttattttattttgttgtaattagtgttgaaatttattaattgttatctAATAACCtgaattattttccgattCAACATCAAAAAATGGAGTGGAACTCAAAGTTGTTGAGTCTGTTCAATATGAACAATAGTTAATacttaattttgttattttgttgtAAACATCAGTCCAAATTATAATGTATTTTTAGATTACCTGAATTATTATTCCATTGAATATCAACAATTTGTGTAGATCTCGAGGTTGATGTGGCTATAACACATGTGAATCAATTAATATCATCTTTGATTGTTTcgtttcaaataataatagttaccTGAATTATTATACCATTCAGTATCAAAAAGTCGAGTAGATCTCAAAGTTGTTGTATCTATTCAacatgacaaataatttatacttacTTAGTTCTGTTGGTTTGTTGTGAACAATATTCAAATTCATTAACTACGATTTATTTACCTGAATTATTGTTCCATTCAGCATCAAAAAGTTGAGTGGAACTCAAGGTTGTTGGatctaattaataagaaaaatcaatcatgttttgttattttattgttaatagcATTAAACATAATGAGGTATTATTCAATTACCTGAATTGTTAAACCATTCGGCATCGAAAATTCCCGTGGACTTCAAAGTTGATGTGTCTACTCaacatattaaataatttacattcaGCTTCGTTGTTTCGCTGTAAATACTATTGAAACTTATTAATTACCTGAATTATTATTCCATTCAGCATCAAAAAGTTTCGTAGATCTCAAAGTTGATGTTTCTAtccaatataaaaataattaatactttgtTTTATTTGGTTGTAAATagcattcaaaattataaagtatTATTTGATTACCCGTATTATTGAATTCCGAAACAAAAAGTTGAGTGTAACTCAAAGTTGTGCCTATTTAACAGGTAAAAAAACAACCGTtaccttcattatttttttctaaacatactattgaaatttattaattgctaTTTAATTACCTGACTTATTATTATTCCAATCACTGTCCACGAATTGAGTGGAGCTCAGAGTTGGTATCACTATtccaaatataaaataattcatatgaAATTCCACTGATTTGTTTTGAATGGCATCAAAATTTGTTAGATATTGTGAAATTACCTGAACTGTTTTCCCATTTATTATCGAAAAGTTGAGTCGAACGTATGGTTGTTGTGTCTATTCGACGTGTAGAATTGATATTCAGTTTTATTACTATGTTATAGATACTATtgaagtattaattattatctaatTACCTGACTTATTATTCCGTTCAGTACCGATAAGTTGAgtggaatttaaaattgattccTCTATTCAAGgtataaagtaattaatattttgtttaactatTTGTTTCgcaaatcgaaaaataatttattaattaaaattagattACCTGAATCATCATTCCAATCAGTTTCATCAAGATGAGTGAAATTTGAATGCGATTCATCTATTCCACATGTCaaataattcatattatttatatcattatttgtttgtttttttttttttttttgttagtcgAAAACTCattcataataattaagttaccTGAATAATTATCCCAATCAGTATCATCATCGTGAGTGAAATTAGAATTCGATTCCTCTAGTacatttgtaaaataattaatttatcgtttaattCTTTGTTATAAATcgcattaaattttattaattgtaattaaattacccGAAATATCATTCCAATCAGTATCAATATCGTCACTAAATCTAGGAGTTATGTTGTCTAATCCACATGgaaaatcaataatatttagtttaattattctgtTGCGAAGtgcattaaaattaatctgtTAATATCTAATTACCCGACTTATTACTCCAGTTACCAATAAATTGAGTGGATCTCAAAGTCGATGTTTTTGTATCGATGGTACTTTGGAATTCATAAGTattcgtaaatattttattacatgaTTCTGCCGTCCAGAGGACAAGCAGagctttataaatattatcgaGACTAGATTTCCTCATGgagattaaatttatactaaGCGAAcattttcgattaaaattaaatcatgaaacatactttataaaatacttttatcaatgacagatttttaattgcttttctattattcattattattctgactCCCGTGAACATTTTACTCGGCCAGATGTACGTttggaaaaagaaaaagataaaGAGAAATATCTTGTCAATATTCTTACAGTAATTATAATCTATTTatagttgaaaataattatgtaattgaaataattgttattacatCATCTTGTAGTAATATTTAACAGacgattattaattatcaagatttttattattatacagtacataaaagtatttatgggaattatgaaattaataagaagCATTAAAAAAACGAAGTTGTTATGTATAGTCTTCATCTTCATCTGTATCTGGTAGCACATCAGCCGATACTTCGACatcatctttttttataaattcgaagGGCTTTTTTTCGAGTTGCTCTTCTTCAGATTGTTCAAGTTGTTGATTAGAAGCATTTTCAAAATGTTCAGATTCTTGATTGGAAATCTCATccggtttttcattttttattacttttttcatAATGCTGTAAATACGTTTTAACATATCTCGAAGATGAAGATTGTCACCATGTAGATTTGATACTATCGCAGGCTGATTTTTGGTGTAGAATTTTGAGAAGTCTGTTTGGTCTTccattttgtgtatttttgtaaCAATCACACAATCTTGAAAAACAGATCTTACTGCAAAACCGTCTTTCCTACAATACTTAGACCAAAATTTATCCATCATTCCGTGCATTCGAGCTGCTTGTACCTTTGGTTTCAAtactaaaaaatctaaaaatgcaatataaaaatgaaacttctacgttgaaaaaacaatttgttatttattatcatcatttgcTTTGCACACTTCAAGCAGCAAACGCTTCATTTGTTCTACTctcgtttaaaaatttttgtccgtATTTTGAAGTTAAATCATGtctatatttcaaataagccactgaaatatttgaaaaaaaccgcgcTGTTACCGAGATAGTGTTGTAAAACACAAATCTATCAATATTTTGAGGGAATttactt
The Microplitis mediator isolate UGA2020A chromosome 6, iyMicMedi2.1, whole genome shotgun sequence genome window above contains:
- the LOC130669850 gene encoding uncharacterized protein LOC130669850 isoform X1 — protein: MNYLTCGIDESHSNFTHLDETDWNDDSEESILNSTQLIGTERNNKSDTTTIRSTQLFDNKWENSSVIPTLSSTQFVDSDWNNNKSGTTLSYTQLFVSEFNNTETSTLRSTKLFDAEWNNNSDTSTLKSTGIFDAEWFNNSDPTTLSSTQLFDAEWNNNSDTTTLRSTRLFDTEWYNNSATSTSRSTQIVDIQWNNNSDSTTLSSTPFFDVESENNSDTITLSSTHFVGINWNNNSDTSTLSSTQLFDNEWNNDSRTSTLSSTQLFNAERDNNSVISTLMSTKLADIDWNNNSDTSTLSSTQLFNAKQNNNSDTTLSSTELSYAAWSHSLVTSTSRTTQFDNIGWNNNSDSTTLSSTQLLGAEWNNNSDTSTLSSMQLFNTKRVNNSVTSTLMFPKLVDVNWNNNSDTSTLSSTQLFNSKQDNNSEATILSSTQLFDSKWNNNSHTTSSSTQLFASEFNQNSGATTLRSTQLFDAEWNISSVTSSSKYTQVFHNEWSNNLDTSTLSSTQLFEGEWNNNNSGTTVSKSTQLFDAKCKNNLVTSTPSTTHHVKNDCNSKSDTTISSSTQLPDDEWYNNIDTTTLSSTKFFNAKWNNISVTPTPNSTQLVNVDWNNNSDTTTSSSTQLSNNEWYNNLDTTTLSSTQLFHAKWHNISVTPTPKSTQLVDVDWNNNSDTTASSSTQMFHAKWNHNKVTTTSSSLQLCDSEWNNSATTTVRPTQLVDATCNNNAVTSTSSSTQPFDGEGNNFNTTTSNSTQLFTTEWNNNSYTTSSSTQLFVSEFNNNSDSTTLNSTQLFDTECNNNSDTTTLNSTQLFDTEWNNNSHTTLSSTQLFDAELNISSDTTSSSTQLFNCQFHNNSDTTTSSSTELSDAECNNSLVTSTPKSTQLVDIEWSNSSVTSTEANYFKEITDFSFTTPKTYESTYSMDKITNSTSKYPLRQKLKPKMSGQLSEEDLCALKINITVPHRCIFTNQLKKIYQLLNDRHNLLLQVGSQGYDTTSIESLMDYIINTLNTSISHLTNALETGTSPNTTILNELFQWLPDGLEPYPCDLSQLTTKPIPTTTTTTTTTTTTTTTTTTTTTTPKPTTTTTTTTTPKPTITTTTTTTTPEPTTTTTTTTTTTTPKPTTTTTTTTTTTPKPTTTTTTTTTTTPKPTTTTTTTTTVKTTKSWLDDDFFFPDFSTTTTLSPPTPSDLIPTPPQTYPPLTQPPPPEDPFPPPVIGRLKINSK
- the LOC130669850 gene encoding uncharacterized protein LOC130669850 isoform X2, whose amino-acid sequence is MNYLTCGIDESHSNFTHLDETDWNDDSEESILNSTQLIGTERNNKSDTTTIRSTQLFDNKWENSSVIPTLSSTQFVDSDWNNNKSGTTLSYTQLFVSEFNNTETSTLRSTKLFDAEWNNNSDTSTLKSTGIFDAEWFNNSDPTTLSSTQLFDAEWNNNSDTTTLRSTRLFDTEWYNNSATSTSRSTQIVDIQWNNNSDSTTLSSTPFFDVESENNSDTITLSSTHFVGINWNNNSDTSTLSSTQLFDNEWNNDSRTSTLSSTQLFNAERDNNSVISTLMSTKLADIDWNNNSDTSTLSSTQLFNAKQNNNSDTTLSSTELSYAAWSHSLVTSTSRTTQFDNIGWNNNSDSTTLSSTQLLGAEWNNNSDTSTLSSMQLFNTKRVNNSDTSTLSSTQLFNSKQDNNSEATILSSTQLFDSKWNNNSHTTSSSTQLFASEFNQNSGATTLRSTQLFDAEWNISSVTSSSKYTQVFHNEWSNNLDTSTLSSTQLFEGEWNNNNSGTTVSKSTQLFDAKCKNNLVTSTPSTTHHVKNDCNSKSDTTISSSTQLPDDEWYNNIDTTTLSSTKFFNAKWNNISVTPTPNSTQLVNVDWNNNSDTTTSSSTQLSNNEWYNNLDTTTLSSTQLFHAKWHNISVTPTPKSTQLVDVDWNNNSDTTASSSTQMFHAKWNHNKVTTTSSSLQLCDSEWNNSATTTVRPTQLVDATCNNNAVTSTSSSTQPFDGEGNNFNTTTSNSTQLFTTEWNNNSYTTSSSTQLFVSEFNNNSDSTTLNSTQLFDTECNNNSDTTTLNSTQLFDTEWNNNSHTTLSSTQLFDAELNISSDTTSSSTQLFNCQFHNNSDTTTSSSTELSDAECNNSLVTSTPKSTQLVDIEWSNSSVTSTEANYFKEITDFSFTTPKTYESTYSMDKITNSTSKYPLRQKLKPKMSGQLSEEDLCALKINITVPHRCIFTNQLKKIYQLLNDRHNLLLQVGSQGYDTTSIESLMDYIINTLNTSISHLTNALETGTSPNTTILNELFQWLPDGLEPYPCDLSQLTTKPIPTTTTTTTTTTTTTTTTTTTTTTPKPTTTTTTTTTPKPTITTTTTTTTPEPTTTTTTTTTTTTPKPTTTTTTTTTTTPKPTTTTTTTTTTTPKPTTTTTTTTTVKTTKSWLDDDFFFPDFSTTTTLSPPTPSDLIPTPPQTYPPLTQPPPPEDPFPPPVIGRLKINSK
- the LOC130669850 gene encoding serine-rich adhesin for platelets-like isoform X4, which encodes MNYLTCGIDESHSNFTHLDETDWNDDSEESILNSTQLIGTERNNKSDTTTIRSTQLFDNKWENSSVIPTLSSTQFVDSDWNNNKSGTTLSYTQLFVSEFNNTETSTLRSTKLFDAEWNNNSDTSTLKSTGIFDAEWFNNSDPTTLSSTQLFDAEWNNNSDTTTLRSTRLFDTEWYNNSATSTSRSTQIVDIQWNNNSDSTTLSSTPFFDVESENNSDTITLSSTHFVGINWNNNSDTSTLSSTQLFDNEWNNDSRTSTLSSTQLFNAERDNNSVISTLMSTKLADIDWNNNSDTSTLSSTQLFNAKQNNNSDTTLSSTELSYAAWSHSLVTSTSRTTQFDNIGWNNNSDSTTLSSTQLLGAEWNNNSDTSTLSSMQLFNTKRVNNSVTSTLMFPKLVDVNWNNNSDTSTLSSTQLFNSKQDNNSEATILSSTQLFDSKWNNNSHTTSSSTQLFASEFNQNSGATTLRSTQLFDAEWNISSVTSSSKYTQVFHNEWSNNLDTSTLSSTQLFEGEWNNNNSGTTVSKSTQLFDAKCKNNLVTSTPSTTHHVKNDCNSKSDTTISSSTQLPDDEWYNNIDTTTLSSTKFFNAKWNNISVTPTPNSTQLVNVDWNNNSDTTTSSSTQLSNNEWYNNLDTTTLSSTQLFHAKWHNISVTPTPKSTQLVDVDWNNNSDTTASSSTQMFHAKWNHNKVTTTSSSLQLCDSEWNNSATTTVRPTQLVDATCNNNAVTSTSSSTQPFDGEGNNFNTTTSNSTQLFTTEWNNNSYTTSSSTQLFVSEFNNNSDSTTLNSTQLFDTECNNNSDTTTLNSTQLFDTEWNNNSHTTLSSTQLFDAELNISSDTTSSSTQLFNCQFHNNSDTTTSSSTELSDAECNNSLVTSTPKSTQLVDIEWSNSSVTSTEANYFKEITDFSFTTPKTYESTYSMDKITNSTSKYPLRYF
- the LOC130669850 gene encoding serine-rich adhesin for platelets-like isoform X3, with the protein product MNYLTCGIDESHSNFTHLDETDWNDDSEESILNSTQLIGTERNNKSDTTTIRSTQLFDNKWENSSVIPTLSSTQFVDSDWNNNKSGTTLSYTQLFVSEFNNTETSTLRSTKLFDAEWNNNSDTSTLKSTGIFDAEWFNNSDPTTLSSTQLFDAEWNNNSDTTTLRSTRLFDTEWYNNSATSTSRSTQIVDIQWNNNSDSTTLSSTPFFDVESENNSDTITLSSTHFVGINWNNNSDTSTLSSTQLFDNEWNNDSRTSTLSSTQLFNAERDNNSVISTLMSTKLADIDWNNNSDTSTLSSTQLFNAKQNNNSDTTLSSTELSYAAWSHSLVTSTSRTTQFDNIGWNNNSDSTTLSSTQLLGAEWNNNSDTSTLSSMQLFNTKRVNNSVTSTLMFPKLVDVNWNNNSDTSTLSSTQLFNSKQDNNSEATILSSTQLFDSKWNNNSHTTSSSTQLFASEFNQNSGATTLRSTQLFDAEWNISSVTSSSKYTQVFHNEWSNNLDTSTLSSTQLFEGEWNNNNSGTTVSKSTQLFDAKCKNNLVTSTPSTTHHVKNDCNSKSDTTISSSTQLPDDEWYNNIDTTTLSSTKFFNAKWNNISVTPTPNSTQLVNVDWNNNSDTTTSSSTQLSNNEWYNNLDTTTLSSTQLFHAKWHNISVTPTPKSTQLVDVDWNNNSDTTASSSTQMFHAKWNHNKVTTTSSSLQLCDSEWNNSATTTVRPTQLVDATCNNNAVTSTSSSTQPFDGEGNNFNTTTSNSTQLFTTEWNNNSYTTSSSTQLFVSEFNNNSDSTTLNSTQLFDTECNNNSDTTTLNSTQLFDTEWNNNSHTTLSSTQLFDAELNISSDTTSSSTQLFNCQFHNNSDTTTSSSTELSDAECNNSLVTSTPKSTQLVDIEWSNSSVTSTEANYFKEITDFSFTTPKTYESTYSMDKITNSTSKYPLRQKLKPKMSGQLSEEDLCALKINITVPHRCIFTNQLKKIYQLLNDRHNLLLQVGSQGYDTTSIESLMDYIINTLNTSISHLTNALETEYLRDLSF
- the LOC130669858 gene encoding uncharacterized protein LOC130669858, with the translated sequence MYRISISIFSLFYFFLFSTSIKEGISYEISTNVTTIVEKRYPDKMLHPTSDAFYRIQFLKQNLNKMMMNCAINGDKSESKLCRIINQLYKLKAMSKMKNAVQDRVSSNFLVLKPKVQAARMHGMMDKFWSKYCRKDGFAVRSVFQDCVIVTKIHKMEDQTDFSKFYTKNQPAIVSNLHGDNLHLRDMLKRIYSIMKKVIKNEKPDEISNQESEHFENASNQQLEQSEEEQLEKKPFEFIKKDDVEVSADVLPDTDEDEDYT